A single window of Nicotiana sylvestris chromosome 3, ASM39365v2, whole genome shotgun sequence DNA harbors:
- the LOC138887920 gene encoding uncharacterized protein, giving the protein MLTTKYELFRMNDDESTQDMHTKFTSIINELHLLGDVIPRNKLVRKILSVLPGSWESKVNAITKAKDLQTLTMDKLIGNLKTYEMKRKKDSERREPKKEKNLVLKAESSDSSDEDSDMAYLTKRFQKMVQKNGGIPRRDSSSKARNNDLCHRCRKPGHFIKDCPLGKQEQYKQNPDKATKRNLALATWGDSSSESEREPNAENSFMMAVETEATKYDSLFALMAQSDKDEEDEDDKVNFIDVQRNLKSYSSKKLRSLANVLIDAYYSLDNDKEILT; this is encoded by the exons ATGCTCACCACAAagtatgagctcttcaggatgaatGATGATGAGTCTACACAGGATATGCACACCAaattcacctccatcataaatgagcttcatttACTTGGAGATGTTATTCCCAGAAATAAACTTGTAAGAAAAAtcctcagtgttctacctggttcatgggaaagtaaggtaaatgctATCACTAAAGCTAAAGACCtacaaactctaaccatggataagttgattggtaatctgaagacatacgagatgaaaagaaagaaagacagtgaaaggagagagccgaagaaggaaaagaacctggtgctCAAAGCTGAAAGCAGTGAttcaagtgatgaagatagtgacatggcctaccttactaaaagatttcaaaagatggttcaaAAAAATGGTGGTATACCAAGGAGGGACAGTTCAAGTAAAGCAAGGAACAACGATCTTTGTCACAGGTGCAGAaagccagggcatttcatcaaagattgCCCACTCGGGAAACAGGAGCAATACAAACAAAATCCTGACAAAGCAacaaaaaggaacctg GCTCTTGCTacttggggagactcctccagtgaatcagaaagggaaccaaatgcagaaaatagtTTCATGATGGCAGTAGAAACTGAAGCAACGAAGTATGACTCATTGTTCGCGCTGATGGCTCAGTCTGAtaaggatgaagaagatgaagacgataAGGTAAATTTTAttgatgttcagagaaatctgaaatcctactcttctaagaagtTGAGGTCATTAGCCAATGTTTTAATTGATGCTTATTATAGCCTTGAtaatgataaggagatcctgacttag